Proteins from one Desulfovibrio sp. Fe33 genomic window:
- a CDS encoding YeiH family protein, producing the protein MADNAVQQNAEVVVDKATSSWSDLWKKEDYWAIWLGFLILIVGSIIYFNNKPAEMNEKFIQANAIMEQEAARAPFKTVAWYEAQTAKEKIKAKNQPIGKTIAALMAQPKSWSTNPLNSFYQTQEQADIKNAKAMPKYEAAKAAAAAAKTEALAAQVAAEKAGFKSAELNTQASSSIETWLKSRSKEASAKKKIGNKPFNLLPGLLLMLVGFGIIFAIGIKFIDGDWVKFLKGFGLVFAVAVLSYVMAGQATMKQYGIGYAAWAIAIGLLISNTIGTPEWAKKALQVEFFIKTGLVLLGAEVLFNKVIAIGIPGIFVAWVVTPVVLITTFIFGQKVVKMPSKTLNMVISADMSVCGTSAAIAAAAACKAKKEELTLSIGLSLVFTSIMMVLMPAVIKATGMPYILGGAWMGGTIDATGAVAAAGAFLSEKALYVAATIKMIQNVMIGVTAFGIAIYWCTRVDCVQGQKVHAIEIWHRFPKFVLGFLTASVIFSIVYAAIGSDAGFTMVDQGVLRGFSRIFRGWFFCLSFAAIGLATNFRELKHYFKGGKPLILYVCGQSFNLALTLLMAYLMFYVVFPDITAKI; encoded by the coding sequence GCTCCTGGTCCGACCTCTGGAAAAAAGAGGATTACTGGGCCATTTGGTTGGGATTTCTGATCCTGATCGTGGGGTCCATCATTTATTTCAACAACAAGCCTGCGGAGATGAACGAGAAGTTCATCCAGGCCAATGCGATCATGGAGCAGGAAGCAGCCCGCGCCCCGTTCAAGACCGTGGCCTGGTACGAAGCTCAGACCGCCAAGGAAAAGATCAAGGCCAAGAATCAGCCCATCGGCAAGACCATCGCCGCGTTGATGGCTCAGCCCAAGAGCTGGTCCACCAACCCCCTGAACTCCTTCTATCAGACTCAGGAGCAGGCCGACATCAAGAACGCCAAGGCCATGCCCAAGTATGAGGCCGCCAAGGCGGCCGCCGCCGCGGCCAAGACCGAGGCTCTGGCCGCGCAGGTTGCGGCCGAGAAGGCCGGCTTCAAGAGCGCCGAGCTGAACACCCAGGCTTCGTCCTCCATCGAGACTTGGCTGAAATCCCGCTCCAAGGAGGCGTCCGCCAAGAAGAAGATCGGCAACAAGCCGTTCAACCTGCTTCCCGGTTTGCTCCTGATGCTGGTCGGCTTCGGTATCATTTTCGCCATCGGCATCAAGTTTATTGACGGCGATTGGGTCAAGTTCCTCAAGGGCTTTGGACTGGTGTTTGCCGTAGCCGTGCTCTCATACGTGATGGCCGGGCAGGCTACCATGAAGCAGTACGGCATCGGTTACGCCGCCTGGGCCATCGCCATCGGTTTGCTCATCTCCAACACCATCGGCACGCCGGAGTGGGCCAAGAAGGCTCTCCAGGTTGAGTTCTTCATCAAGACCGGCCTGGTGCTGCTGGGCGCCGAGGTGCTGTTCAACAAGGTCATCGCCATCGGTATCCCGGGCATCTTTGTCGCCTGGGTCGTTACCCCGGTCGTCCTGATTACCACGTTCATCTTCGGCCAGAAGGTCGTCAAGATGCCGTCCAAGACCCTGAACATGGTCATCTCCGCCGACATGTCCGTCTGCGGCACCTCCGCAGCCATTGCGGCCGCCGCAGCCTGTAAGGCCAAGAAAGAGGAGCTGACCCTGTCCATCGGTCTGTCCCTGGTCTTCACCTCCATTATGATGGTGCTCATGCCCGCCGTCATCAAGGCCACCGGTATGCCCTACATTCTGGGCGGCGCCTGGATGGGCGGCACCATCGACGCCACCGGCGCCGTGGCCGCGGCCGGTGCGTTCCTGTCTGAAAAGGCTCTGTACGTCGCCGCAACCATCAAGATGATCCAGAACGTCATGATCGGCGTTACCGCCTTCGGTATCGCCATCTACTGGTGCACCCGCGTTGATTGCGTGCAGGGCCAGAAAGTTCACGCCATTGAAATCTGGCACCGCTTCCCGAAGTTCGTGCTGGGCTTCCTGACCGCTTCCGTGATCTTCTCCATCGTCTACGCCGCCATCGGCTCGGACGCCGGATTCACCATGGTCGACCAGGGCGTGCTGCGCGGCTTCTCCCGCATCTTCCGCGGCTGGTTCTTCTGCCTGTCCTTTGCCGCCATCGGCCTGGCCACCAACTTCCGTGAGCTGAAGCACTACTTCAAGGGCGGCAAGCCGCTGATCCTGTACGTGTGCGGCCAGTCCTTCAACCTGGCCCTGACCCTGCTCATGGCCTACCTGATGTTCTACGTGGTGTTCCCGGACATCACCGCCAAGATCTAA
- a CDS encoding ArnT family glycosyltransferase: MNNPIIATENTGKRKMMLFACLLFLAVFSLAFRYLTSGTVESGGDAVYKWSVIKQFVLFGDVPARLNHHTCRWSVNIPVFFLQKYLGTGPTTYYVWPFLTSTLSAIFGFLLMERLRSWRIGLAAGVLIIMSDPMMRQGTQLLPMGTAVSFLLGAVYFFVRWRDDGCSRNIAASSLLLFFAYGAKITIIYYVPAFLVLIYLFAGNLRTRFYTSLCFLGIFIALFVVETYSFNMLTGSSFGRMELIQSSHRPIRTIASSAITNDWQYSFNSVFQYLCNFFVYFKYPGRAPAVLYYIAFVISVFALAKKWPNTSAAAIPFLFGFFGHAYAVTSVFPFVRPERILFRYQSAIFELALLTLVLFLSAPRFKGTATKYKLPFKAGDRAIRIILFLVLASPIAISAIKHIHWVDNGYKRTARTAAIVRQAREDKVPVFILREDEEKESIKQIIKYYALYTDTHYFGQVPWNREHDIRLSDFPAIERDGKEFLMVERNGHTDELDGKAIYLERF; encoded by the coding sequence ATGAATAACCCCATCATTGCGACAGAAAACACAGGCAAAAGAAAAATGATGCTGTTTGCCTGTCTGCTCTTTCTCGCCGTATTCTCGCTGGCATTCCGGTATCTGACATCCGGAACCGTTGAAAGCGGAGGGGATGCTGTTTACAAGTGGTCCGTAATTAAACAATTTGTACTTTTTGGGGACGTCCCCGCCCGCTTGAATCACCATACGTGCCGATGGTCGGTCAACATCCCTGTATTTTTCTTGCAAAAGTACCTGGGAACCGGGCCTACCACTTATTATGTGTGGCCGTTTCTGACTTCCACCCTGTCGGCCATCTTCGGCTTCCTGTTGATGGAGAGGCTCCGCTCATGGCGCATAGGTCTGGCGGCGGGCGTTCTGATTATCATGTCCGATCCCATGATGAGGCAGGGAACCCAGCTTCTGCCCATGGGGACGGCTGTGTCCTTTCTGCTGGGGGCGGTCTATTTCTTTGTCCGTTGGCGAGACGACGGGTGTAGCCGGAATATTGCCGCCAGCTCGTTGTTGCTGTTCTTCGCCTACGGGGCCAAAATCACGATTATCTACTATGTCCCGGCGTTCCTTGTTCTCATTTATCTCTTTGCAGGCAACCTGAGAACTCGTTTTTACACCAGCCTTTGTTTTCTTGGCATATTCATTGCGCTCTTTGTCGTTGAAACCTATTCATTCAACATGCTAACTGGATCGTCCTTCGGCAGAATGGAACTCATCCAGTCTTCCCATCGACCGATTCGCACTATCGCCTCCTCCGCCATCACCAACGACTGGCAATATTCTTTCAATTCAGTTTTCCAGTATCTATGCAATTTTTTTGTTTATTTTAAATACCCAGGCAGAGCCCCGGCAGTCCTGTACTATATAGCCTTTGTCATCTCAGTATTCGCACTGGCGAAGAAATGGCCGAACACGTCCGCTGCGGCCATTCCGTTTCTGTTCGGTTTCTTCGGACATGCGTACGCAGTTACATCCGTTTTTCCTTTTGTCCGCCCCGAACGAATACTCTTTCGGTACCAGAGCGCCATATTCGAATTGGCGCTCCTGACGCTTGTGCTCTTTTTGTCGGCTCCCCGTTTCAAGGGGACCGCCACGAAATACAAACTCCCGTTCAAAGCGGGCGATCGGGCAATTCGAATCATTCTCTTCCTAGTGCTCGCTTCGCCCATTGCAATCAGTGCGATCAAACACATCCATTGGGTGGACAACGGCTATAAGCGGACCGCCCGCACTGCGGCAATCGTCCGCCAGGCCCGGGAAGACAAAGTTCCCGTTTTCATCCTCCGGGAGGACGAGGAAAAAGAGTCGATCAAGCAAATAATCAAATACTACGCGCTATACACCGACACCCATTACTTCGGACAGGTGCCTTGGAATCGTGAGCACGACATCCGTCTTTCCGACTTCCCTGCTATTGAACGAGACGGGAAAGAGTTCCTGATGGTGGAACGCAACGGCCATACAGACGAGTTAGACGGAAAAGCCATTTATCTGGAGCGGTTTTGA
- a CDS encoding sigma-54-dependent transcriptional regulator, with protein sequence MTPEPVHILVVDDQVDFAKGLKRLIESEFPDVKVQVAFCGDQALTVLRRVPISLMITDLQMPAMDGMELLKRALGDSPELSAVVLTAHGTIEIAVEALKAGAYDFLTKPIEPESLFRVVAKGLERSRLLDENRQLKDQLERHKERLIGESLVMQRFKQSAAAVAQTDYNVLILGESGTGKELAAAMVRDLSPRADKPFVTVNCTAIPENLLESELFGHVKGAFSGADKDRDGLFLKADTGTILLDEIGDIPMETQAKLLRVIQGGEIRPVGSDKSRTVDVRVIASTNQDLVAKIADKTFREDLFHRLNVLTLNLPPLRERKGDIPLLARYFLKKACAELGLPDKELDPAVIGHLAAEEWSGNVRELQNTMRKLAVFGTGEMVAMDVVRMVGGNGSSMPASGGELPPFKEAKNQMIDGFSLNYIREAMDLAEGNVSKAARISGLSRVAVQNMLKRYGLSTGEFK encoded by the coding sequence ATGACCCCGGAGCCGGTGCATATTCTCGTTGTCGACGATCAGGTCGACTTCGCCAAGGGACTCAAGCGGCTGATCGAGAGCGAATTTCCCGATGTGAAGGTACAGGTAGCCTTTTGCGGCGATCAGGCCCTCACGGTTCTTCGTCGCGTGCCCATCAGCCTCATGATTACCGATTTGCAGATGCCCGCCATGGACGGCATGGAACTGCTGAAGCGTGCGCTGGGCGATTCCCCGGAGCTTTCCGCCGTGGTTCTCACGGCCCACGGCACCATCGAAATCGCCGTCGAGGCGCTCAAGGCAGGGGCCTACGATTTCCTGACCAAGCCCATCGAGCCGGAGTCCCTTTTCCGGGTAGTGGCCAAGGGCCTGGAACGCAGCCGCCTGCTTGACGAGAACCGTCAGCTCAAGGACCAGCTCGAACGCCACAAGGAACGCCTCATCGGAGAGAGTCTGGTCATGCAGCGGTTCAAACAGTCCGCCGCCGCGGTCGCTCAGACCGACTACAACGTCCTCATCCTCGGGGAGTCAGGCACCGGCAAGGAGCTGGCTGCGGCCATGGTGCGCGATCTCAGCCCGAGGGCGGACAAGCCGTTCGTCACGGTGAACTGCACCGCGATCCCTGAGAACCTGCTCGAAAGCGAGCTCTTCGGTCATGTGAAGGGTGCCTTCAGCGGTGCGGACAAGGACCGCGACGGGCTCTTCCTGAAGGCCGATACCGGGACCATTCTGCTGGATGAAATCGGGGATATTCCCATGGAGACCCAGGCCAAGCTGCTGCGGGTGATCCAGGGGGGCGAGATTCGTCCGGTCGGTTCCGACAAGTCGCGTACCGTGGATGTGCGCGTCATCGCTTCCACCAACCAGGACCTGGTCGCCAAGATCGCGGACAAGACCTTTCGCGAGGACCTTTTTCACCGCCTGAATGTCCTCACCCTGAACTTGCCGCCGCTTCGCGAGCGCAAGGGAGACATTCCTCTGCTGGCCCGGTATTTTCTCAAGAAGGCCTGCGCCGAGCTGGGGTTGCCCGACAAGGAACTCGATCCCGCCGTGATCGGTCACTTGGCCGCGGAAGAGTGGTCGGGCAACGTCAGGGAGCTGCAAAACACCATGCGCAAGCTGGCCGTGTTCGGCACCGGGGAAATGGTCGCCATGGACGTCGTCCGTATGGTGGGAGGCAACGGGAGCTCCATGCCCGCGTCCGGAGGGGAATTGCCGCCCTTCAAGGAGGCCAAGAACCAGATGATCGACGGGTTCAGCCTTAATTACATCCGGGAGGCCATGGACCTGGCGGAAGGAAATGTCTCCAAGGCTGCGCGAATTTCCGGCCTGTCCCGAGTGGCCGTCCAGAACATGCTGAAACGGTACGGCCTTTCGACCGGCGAGTTCAAATAG
- a CDS encoding glycosyltransferase family 2 protein, whose amino-acid sequence MKLIIQIPCYNEEQTLGVALAELPRSVPGFTEVEWLVIDDGSRDNTVAEAKKHGVDHVVRHPNNKGLAAAFRTGLDACLALGADVIVNTDADNQYNAGNIPDLVAPILEGTADMVIGERPIASIDHFSPLKKMLQRLGSWVVRMASHTDIPDAPSGFRAISRVAAQQLMVFNNYTYTLETIIQAGQKGMSVTSVPVQVNDDLRPSRLVKDIPSYIRQSIFTIIRIFVVYKPFRFFPFSRRSCFPLACSSGCVFSITTSRAAEADTSNPLSLPDFWRAWGDKRS is encoded by the coding sequence GTGAAATTGATTATCCAAATCCCATGCTACAACGAAGAACAAACGCTGGGTGTCGCTTTGGCCGAGCTCCCGCGTAGTGTCCCGGGATTCACAGAAGTTGAATGGCTGGTCATTGACGACGGCAGCCGCGACAACACTGTCGCCGAAGCGAAAAAGCACGGCGTGGATCATGTGGTCCGGCATCCCAACAACAAGGGGCTTGCAGCGGCCTTCAGGACCGGCCTCGATGCCTGCCTCGCTCTCGGCGCGGATGTCATCGTCAACACCGATGCCGACAACCAATACAACGCGGGCAATATCCCCGATCTGGTCGCTCCCATTCTGGAAGGGACCGCCGACATGGTCATCGGGGAACGTCCCATCGCATCCATAGATCACTTCTCCCCGCTCAAAAAGATGTTGCAGCGGCTCGGCAGTTGGGTCGTGCGTATGGCCAGCCACACCGACATCCCCGACGCCCCCAGCGGCTTCAGGGCCATTTCGAGGGTGGCGGCGCAACAATTGATGGTGTTCAACAACTACACCTACACGCTGGAGACCATCATCCAGGCAGGCCAGAAAGGCATGTCCGTCACCTCAGTGCCTGTCCAGGTGAACGATGATCTGAGGCCATCCCGACTCGTCAAGGACATCCCCTCCTATATCAGGCAGAGCATCTTCACGATCATCCGGATATTCGTCGTCTACAAGCCGTTTCGTTTTTTTCCCTTCTCGCGGCGATCCTGTTTTCCGCTGGCATGCTCATCGGGTTGCGTTTTCTCTATTACTACTTCACGAGCGGCGGAAGCGGACACGTCCAATCCCTTATCCTTGCCGGACTTCTGGCGGGCATGGGGGGACAAACGTTCCTGA
- a CDS encoding c-type heme family protein encodes MQLPRPYSLQSKFLIGLIMTSVVIGGLMFVGFSYHLRQVLENEVHDKATMVLSQVDSVQDYVRNTLRTRMYEVLPDSFVIEAMSSSYITRRIMAGMDGSPTSHLYRRVAINARNPKFEANPLEVRLVETFRKDPDLKLWEGYELIGGVKHFVMARPVVYWKSCLHCHGDKADAPVELVRLYGDRGFGHKPNSIGGVDFVGLPVTASVARIQDTIMTYLMVFGLAALLYFAATNYIFKRIVANNFRLLTTSFRRNFSDDKGIQLVREVEQGDEVGEMVAGIEKLSDYLYETRQQLQDYTTNLEAKVEERTRELAAQADARTSDVELFVQLLAGASRSASRQELWKATLPLIYSRFDLEKVAFVCTFSTNRHYTWPETDERPVIPDDWVDLLTHSVARIEASRAFIPVESFSGTAEGLLCLYHKPGHSFEAQDRIVLRAIGRQLCLGAENLMALDSIVRQNTNLQAIFEGITEPLLLANSSGSPIMVNEAARRLSTDLSDGASSDGNVIGLLCGGPSDTGDCDISKSLSLDKVISREVSLPGGRSFALSIYPVREADTEESERAVVYVHETTRQKRMLAQMTQSEKMATVGKLASGLAHEINNPLGVILCYAQLLKKGTPEGQAAEDLDVIIKHTRQAQSVLKNLLNFARPKVTSSLVVHLPSVVDTVAGVFRVQAEKQGATITVDAASGVPGISVDAQAVEQIVVNLVINALDAVPENGGEVKMRLWHDEAADEAVLEVCDNGPGIAEENCQYIFDPFFTTKDVNKGSGLGLAIVYGFMSDLGGSILADNRKEGGARFTLRFPAAGEERQ; translated from the coding sequence ATGCAGCTTCCCAGACCATACTCCCTGCAAAGCAAATTCCTCATCGGCCTGATTATGACCTCGGTCGTCATCGGCGGGCTGATGTTCGTCGGTTTTTCCTATCATCTTAGGCAGGTGCTTGAGAACGAGGTCCACGACAAGGCCACCATGGTCCTGTCCCAGGTGGATTCGGTCCAGGATTACGTGCGCAACACGCTCAGGACGCGCATGTACGAGGTGCTGCCGGACAGCTTCGTCATCGAGGCCATGTCCTCGTCGTATATCACGCGGCGCATCATGGCGGGCATGGACGGCAGCCCGACGAGCCATCTGTACCGGCGCGTGGCGATCAACGCCCGAAATCCCAAGTTCGAGGCCAATCCGCTTGAAGTGCGGCTTGTGGAGACCTTCCGCAAGGACCCGGACCTGAAGCTGTGGGAGGGCTATGAGCTCATAGGCGGCGTCAAGCATTTCGTCATGGCCCGGCCGGTCGTCTACTGGAAGAGCTGTCTTCATTGCCACGGCGACAAGGCGGACGCGCCGGTCGAGCTTGTCAGGCTCTATGGCGACCGAGGGTTCGGCCACAAGCCGAATTCCATAGGCGGGGTGGATTTCGTCGGACTCCCCGTGACTGCGTCCGTCGCGCGGATTCAGGACACCATCATGACCTATTTGATGGTCTTCGGGCTGGCCGCTTTGTTGTATTTCGCCGCCACCAACTACATTTTCAAACGCATCGTCGCGAACAACTTCCGTCTCTTGACCACGAGCTTTCGCCGGAACTTCAGCGATGACAAGGGAATCCAGCTGGTCCGCGAGGTCGAGCAGGGCGACGAGGTCGGAGAAATGGTCGCCGGTATCGAGAAGCTGAGCGACTATCTCTATGAAACGCGCCAGCAGTTGCAGGACTACACCACGAACCTGGAGGCCAAGGTCGAGGAGCGGACCAGGGAACTGGCGGCCCAGGCGGATGCCCGTACATCGGATGTGGAACTGTTCGTCCAGTTGCTCGCCGGGGCAAGCAGGAGCGCATCGCGTCAGGAGTTGTGGAAGGCGACGCTGCCGCTGATCTACAGCCGGTTCGACCTTGAAAAGGTCGCCTTTGTCTGCACTTTCTCCACCAACCGCCATTACACCTGGCCGGAGACCGACGAGCGGCCCGTCATCCCCGACGACTGGGTCGATCTGCTGACGCATTCCGTGGCGAGGATCGAGGCCTCCCGGGCCTTCATTCCCGTGGAGTCCTTTTCCGGCACTGCCGAGGGGCTGCTTTGCCTCTATCACAAGCCCGGCCATTCCTTCGAAGCCCAGGACAGGATCGTCCTGCGGGCCATAGGCCGCCAGTTGTGTCTCGGAGCCGAGAACCTCATGGCGCTCGATTCCATCGTTCGGCAGAACACCAACTTGCAGGCCATATTCGAGGGCATCACCGAGCCGTTGCTTTTGGCCAACAGTTCGGGTTCCCCCATCATGGTCAACGAGGCCGCCCGCCGGTTGAGCACGGATCTTTCCGACGGGGCCAGTTCCGACGGCAACGTCATCGGCCTGCTGTGCGGCGGGCCGAGCGATACCGGCGACTGCGACATATCCAAGTCCCTCAGCCTGGACAAGGTCATATCGCGCGAGGTTTCCCTGCCCGGAGGCCGTTCCTTCGCGTTGAGCATCTACCCCGTGCGGGAGGCCGACACCGAGGAGAGCGAACGGGCGGTCGTCTACGTGCATGAGACCACCCGGCAGAAACGGATGCTGGCGCAGATGACCCAATCCGAGAAAATGGCGACCGTGGGCAAGCTGGCTTCGGGCTTGGCTCATGAGATCAACAATCCGCTGGGGGTCATCCTCTGCTATGCGCAGTTGTTGAAGAAAGGGACGCCCGAGGGTCAGGCCGCCGAGGATCTCGACGTCATCATCAAGCACACCAGACAGGCGCAAAGCGTGCTCAAGAACCTCCTGAACTTCGCCCGTCCCAAGGTGACCAGCTCCCTGGTGGTGCATCTGCCGAGCGTGGTGGATACCGTCGCGGGCGTATTCCGGGTGCAGGCGGAGAAGCAGGGCGCGACCATCACGGTCGACGCCGCAAGCGGCGTTCCCGGCATCAGCGTGGATGCCCAGGCCGTTGAGCAGATCGTCGTCAACCTGGTCATCAACGCCCTGGACGCGGTGCCGGAGAACGGCGGTGAAGTCAAAATGAGGCTTTGGCACGACGAGGCGGCCGACGAAGCGGTTCTGGAGGTCTGCGACAACGGCCCCGGCATCGCGGAGGAGAATTGCCAGTATATTTTCGACCCGTTCTTCACCACCAAGGATGTGAACAAGGGGTCCGGTCTCGGCCTGGCCATAGTCTACGGCTTCATGAGCGACCTGGGCGGGTCCATATTGGCCGACAACAGAAAGGAGGGCGGCGCGCGGTTCACGCTTCGGTTCCCGGCCGCCGGAGAGGAGCGGCAATGA
- a CDS encoding glycosyltransferase encodes MRISIVGPTHPYRGGIAHHTTLLWEALREDNEVQFISYKRQYPALLFPGKSDKDPSTEAIQAQGVDFLVDSVNPVTWIQTARAIVRFKPDLLVLPWWVAFWAPLYLVLTTWVRLFLPTRIVFLCHNVLEHEPSFLKRLITRMTLSRADGIITQSRQESDKARELLGTDFPVTTGFHPTYAPLAGAPLDRVQAARELNLTGNILLFFGFVRPYKGLDVLLDAMPTVLAARDVTLMVVGEFWKDKERYLEQISRLGIGGHIRLVDEYVPNESLPRYFAAADIVVQPYRSASGSGVSQLAYGFGKPVVATRVGNLPEVIRHGENGMLVSPADSADLANALITSLETETLNRLTAHARETGDRFSWSRLASLVCTPPSDSKN; translated from the coding sequence ATGCGCATCAGCATAGTCGGCCCCACGCATCCCTATCGGGGGGGCATAGCGCATCATACGACCCTGCTGTGGGAGGCCTTGAGAGAAGATAACGAAGTCCAGTTCATTTCTTACAAGCGGCAATACCCTGCGCTGCTTTTCCCCGGGAAATCCGACAAGGACCCGAGCACGGAGGCGATCCAGGCGCAAGGCGTCGACTTCCTCGTGGATTCCGTGAATCCCGTCACCTGGATTCAGACGGCCAGGGCTATCGTGCGGTTCAAACCCGACCTGCTGGTGCTGCCCTGGTGGGTGGCTTTCTGGGCTCCGCTATATCTGGTCCTCACCACCTGGGTACGGTTATTTCTGCCCACCCGAATAGTCTTTTTGTGCCACAACGTTTTGGAGCACGAACCTTCCTTTCTGAAACGGCTCATCACCCGCATGACCTTGTCGAGAGCGGACGGCATCATCACTCAATCGCGGCAGGAAAGTGATAAAGCCAGGGAACTGTTGGGAACGGACTTCCCGGTGACGACCGGCTTTCACCCTACCTACGCCCCTCTGGCCGGCGCTCCCCTGGATCGCGTCCAGGCTGCCCGGGAATTGAACCTGACGGGTAACATCCTGCTATTTTTCGGCTTCGTACGCCCCTATAAGGGCTTAGATGTTCTGCTGGACGCCATGCCGACGGTGCTGGCCGCCCGCGATGTCACCCTCATGGTGGTCGGGGAATTTTGGAAAGACAAGGAACGATACCTGGAACAGATCTCCCGGCTCGGAATAGGCGGCCATATCCGCCTGGTGGACGAATATGTGCCGAACGAAAGCCTGCCAAGGTACTTCGCCGCCGCCGACATTGTCGTACAGCCGTACCGTTCGGCCTCCGGCAGCGGTGTTTCCCAACTGGCATACGGATTCGGAAAACCCGTGGTGGCGACCCGGGTCGGCAATCTGCCGGAAGTAATCCGACACGGGGAAAACGGTATGCTCGTTTCCCCAGCCGATTCGGCCGACTTGGCGAACGCGCTCATTACGAGCCTGGAAACGGAAACCCTGAACCGGCTTACCGCCCACGCACGGGAAACCGGAGATCGTTTCTCCTGGAGTCGGCTCGCCAGCCTCGTCTGCACTCCCCCATCCGATTCAAAGAACTGA
- a CDS encoding lysylphosphatidylglycerol synthase transmembrane domain-containing protein, with product MDKQVAVKWGQPLLSVLIIAGLVAYLWKHKEAFTDTLSLPYDQLAAMACLVVLNWAANSLPMLIFTRLAGKRIGFWANFFVMAAAMLGNYLPMRLGTIVRMRFFKKSIGMDYSSFVGIMMVRTLLLAITSSLFCGLGFIGLRLQGYTLPLAVYGLFGALFVGALAALFLPVSRISIPNRFIQGRLEKLTEAHRTMRKQPKAMLAVMCCILFQQLCFSLRLYISFAAFGVIAPLWLYIIVGPASSLLTFVTVTPGNLGLREWVIGALTSATGFDFQAGFFASTLDRGVMLALTFILGGIGIIYTIRKSSAAYGSSQNDENFVDK from the coding sequence ATGGACAAGCAAGTCGCTGTAAAATGGGGACAACCCCTTCTTTCCGTACTCATTATTGCGGGTCTTGTTGCGTACCTCTGGAAGCATAAGGAAGCATTCACAGACACTTTGTCCTTGCCCTATGATCAGCTTGCCGCCATGGCCTGCCTTGTTGTGCTCAACTGGGCGGCCAACTCCTTGCCTATGTTGATATTCACCCGGCTTGCAGGAAAGCGTATCGGCTTTTGGGCCAATTTTTTTGTCATGGCGGCGGCCATGCTCGGTAATTATCTCCCCATGAGGCTCGGAACGATTGTGCGTATGCGTTTCTTCAAAAAATCCATAGGAATGGATTATTCCTCATTCGTGGGGATCATGATGGTGCGCACCCTGCTACTGGCAATTACTTCCAGTCTGTTTTGCGGGTTGGGATTCATTGGCCTTCGGCTTCAGGGATACACCCTGCCGCTTGCCGTATACGGCCTCTTCGGGGCGTTGTTTGTCGGGGCTCTGGCAGCACTTTTTTTGCCGGTTTCCAGAATTTCAATCCCCAACCGCTTCATACAGGGACGACTTGAAAAACTGACAGAGGCTCACAGGACCATGCGCAAACAACCGAAGGCCATGCTGGCCGTCATGTGCTGCATCCTGTTCCAACAACTCTGTTTTAGTCTTCGTCTGTATATTTCTTTTGCGGCCTTTGGGGTGATCGCACCACTATGGTTGTATATTATCGTCGGGCCAGCCTCGTCGCTGCTCACTTTTGTCACAGTTACACCAGGCAATCTGGGGCTCAGAGAATGGGTCATCGGTGCCCTGACTTCGGCTACCGGGTTCGACTTCCAGGCTGGTTTTTTCGCCAGCACGCTGGACCGAGGCGTCATGTTGGCCTTGACCTTCATTTTGGGCGGAATCGGCATAATTTACACCATACGCAAATCGTCCGCAGCTTATGGTTCTTCCCAAAATGACGAGAATTTCGTCGACAAATAA